In one [Chlorobium] sp. 445 genomic region, the following are encoded:
- a CDS encoding gliding-motility protein MglA, which produces MANINYANKEIIIKIVYYGPGMSGKTTNLQVIHQMVPQDAASKMISLATEQDRTLFFDLLPLSLGSVKGFNTKFQLYTVPGQVYYNTTRKLVLNGVDGVVFVADSQQGKMQENKESLENLKDNLAEYGIDLAKFAVVIQYNKRDLPNVYSIEELQRELNPYGFPYTEAVAFKGIGLMETLKLISKLTLQRIGQKTGTGASTAEQAPPKPAPAAAPQSSSEFFKNLQNKMK; this is translated from the coding sequence ATGGCGAACATCAACTACGCGAACAAAGAGATTATCATCAAGATCGTCTACTACGGTCCCGGTATGAGCGGCAAGACCACAAACTTGCAAGTCATTCACCAGATGGTACCCCAAGACGCTGCCAGCAAGATGATTTCACTTGCCACAGAGCAAGACCGTACGCTCTTCTTTGACCTTCTTCCGCTTTCACTTGGCTCGGTCAAAGGCTTTAACACCAAGTTCCAACTTTACACTGTTCCGGGACAAGTCTATTACAACACGACACGCAAACTTGTGCTCAATGGCGTCGATGGTGTCGTGTTTGTTGCAGATTCGCAACAAGGCAAAATGCAAGAGAATAAAGAGAGCTTAGAGAATTTGAAAGATAACCTTGCCGAATATGGCATTGACCTTGCCAAATTCGCTGTCGTCATCCAATACAATAAGCGCGACTTGCCGAATGTCTACTCGATTGAGGAACTGCAACGCGAACTCAATCCTTATGGCTTTCCATACACGGAAGCTGTTGCTTTCAAAGGCATTGGTTTGATGGAGACTTTGAAACTCATCAGCAAACTGACCTTGCAACGCATCGGTCAGAAAACTGGTACTGGCGCATCAACGGCGGAACAAGCACCACCTAAACCTGCACCAGCTGCTGCTCCGCAAAGCAGCAGCGAATTCTTCAAGAATCTGCAAAATAAGATGAAGTAA
- a CDS encoding tyrosine--tRNA ligase → MNAAKQTFPPKNEQLDLILRNTVEVIPVEDLERKIERSLATGEPLKVKLGADPSRPDLHLGHAVVLRKLRDFQDLGHLAILIIGDFTAMIGDPSGKSKTRPQLSRKETQQNGQTYFEQASKILDKDKTIIRYNSEWLSKMTFEDVIRLASRYTVARMLERDDFTNRYKAGEPIAIHELLYPLAQAMDSVELKNDVELGGTDQKFNLLVGRDMQREYGLAEAQVCITMPLLEGIDGVQKMSKSLDNYIGFNDPPREMYQRMLKVPDSLMMKYAQYTGVLNASDLKVLEQLLKESPREAKHFLCEKTVAFFHSAEAGLREREAAESIAQGEAPDDIEEVHVSTDEIGLLDVMVLAKVSTSKSEARRLVEQGGVSVDNLKASDAKQILRLDSEKIIKVGKRKFFRVRKV, encoded by the coding sequence ATGAACGCAGCAAAACAAACCTTCCCACCAAAGAATGAGCAGCTTGACCTGATTTTGCGTAATACAGTGGAAGTAATTCCTGTCGAGGACTTAGAGCGCAAAATTGAGCGTAGCCTTGCAACCGGCGAGCCGCTCAAAGTTAAACTCGGCGCTGATCCTTCACGACCGGATTTGCATCTTGGGCATGCAGTAGTCCTACGCAAACTGCGCGATTTTCAAGATTTAGGGCACCTTGCCATTCTCATCATCGGTGATTTTACCGCAATGATTGGCGATCCTTCGGGCAAAAGTAAAACGCGCCCGCAACTTTCGCGCAAAGAAACACAGCAAAATGGGCAAACCTACTTTGAACAAGCCTCAAAAATTCTCGACAAAGACAAAACTATCATTCGATACAATTCAGAGTGGCTAAGTAAGATGACATTTGAAGATGTAATTCGCTTAGCAAGCCGATACACTGTAGCCAGAATGTTAGAGCGTGATGATTTCACAAATCGCTATAAAGCAGGTGAACCTATTGCGATTCATGAGTTGCTTTATCCACTGGCACAAGCAATGGATTCGGTAGAACTCAAAAACGATGTCGAGCTTGGCGGCACTGACCAAAAATTCAATCTCTTGGTCGGGCGCGACATGCAGCGTGAATATGGCTTAGCTGAAGCTCAAGTGTGTATCACAATGCCGCTTTTAGAGGGCATAGATGGTGTTCAAAAAATGTCAAAGTCGCTCGATAATTATATCGGCTTCAATGATCCACCGCGTGAGATGTATCAACGGATGTTGAAGGTGCCAGACAGTCTGATGATGAAATATGCACAATACACGGGCGTGCTGAACGCGAGCGACCTAAAAGTGCTGGAACAGCTCTTGAAAGAATCACCACGAGAAGCGAAGCATTTTCTTTGTGAAAAAACGGTAGCCTTCTTTCATTCAGCAGAGGCAGGTCTGCGCGAAAGAGAAGCGGCAGAGAGCATTGCTCAAGGTGAAGCGCCTGATGATATTGAAGAAGTGCATGTCAGTACTGATGAAATTGGTTTGTTAGATGTGATGGTGCTGGCTAAGGTAAGCACATCAAAAAGTGAAGCGCGTCGACTTGTAGAGCAAGGAGGCGTAAGTGTAGATAATCTTAAAGCCAGTGATGCCAAGCAAATTTTGCGACTCGATAGTGAGAAAATCATCAAGGTCGGCAAACGCAAATTTTTCCGCGTAAGAAAAGTTTGA